A region from the Mycolicibacterium litorale genome encodes:
- a CDS encoding DUF2237 family protein, which yields MSERNVLGGPLQECGTDPLTGFYRDGCCSTGPEDLGAHTICAVVTVEFLDHQRSIGNDLSTPRPEYRFPGLNPGDRWCVTAANWLRAHRDGCAAPVVLAATHERTLDVVPMEALREHAVDVPDDLGGL from the coding sequence GTGTCTGAACGCAATGTGCTCGGCGGCCCGCTGCAGGAGTGCGGTACCGACCCGCTGACCGGCTTCTACCGTGACGGCTGCTGTTCGACGGGCCCCGAGGACCTCGGCGCGCACACCATCTGCGCGGTCGTCACCGTCGAGTTCCTCGACCATCAGCGCTCGATCGGCAACGACCTGTCGACCCCGCGGCCCGAGTATCGGTTCCCCGGCCTGAATCCCGGTGACCGCTGGTGCGTCACCGCCGCCAACTGGCTGCGCGCCCACCGCGACGGGTGCGCCGCACCGGTGGTGCTGGCCGCCACCCACGAGCGCACCCTCGACGTGGTGCCGATGGAGGCGCTGCGCGAACACGCCGTCGACGTGCCCGACGACCTCGGCGGCCTCTAG
- a CDS encoding phage major capsid protein translates to MAVSTTSASELTAEQVVKILVKPLEEAAKFLAAGPRIFDTASPIRIPKLGAPTTVSWVGENEQIPEASPDFDEIELLPSTMKSLKTLTRYSNELARQSVIALDAALKDRLVTDVAAKLDSQLFSASGDGTTTPQGLFAWSGTQTLAVGGALTLDHLHDAEALALGANVDPASMRWVMTSRELIKLRKIKDTDGRYIVQSDVTAAGGYTLLGHNVIVSNRVPDTTGGTPTARAALVDFSKVAVARDLAPSVKVLDQTFGDFDQLALRVVCRYDAKPLNPEAVVKLTGITI, encoded by the coding sequence ATGGCTGTTTCCACCACTTCGGCGAGTGAACTCACTGCCGAGCAGGTCGTCAAGATCCTCGTCAAGCCGCTCGAGGAAGCCGCTAAGTTCCTCGCCGCCGGCCCTCGCATCTTCGACACCGCATCGCCGATCCGTATCCCGAAACTTGGCGCCCCCACGACGGTTTCGTGGGTCGGTGAGAACGAGCAGATCCCAGAGGCGTCCCCGGACTTCGACGAAATCGAGTTGCTGCCCTCGACGATGAAGTCGCTCAAGACGCTGACTCGCTACTCCAATGAGCTGGCCCGCCAATCCGTCATTGCTCTCGACGCCGCGCTCAAGGACCGCCTGGTGACCGATGTGGCCGCGAAGCTGGACTCGCAGCTGTTCTCGGCATCGGGTGATGGCACCACCACTCCGCAAGGGCTGTTCGCATGGTCTGGGACCCAGACCCTCGCCGTGGGCGGCGCGCTCACCCTCGACCACCTTCACGACGCCGAGGCCCTGGCTTTGGGCGCGAACGTCGACCCGGCGAGCATGCGGTGGGTGATGACCTCCCGCGAGCTGATCAAGCTTAGGAAGATCAAGGACACCGATGGCCGATACATTGTGCAGTCCGACGTCACCGCCGCTGGGGGCTACACGCTGCTGGGCCACAACGTGATCGTCTCCAACCGTGTCCCGGACACCACTGGCGGCACCCCGACCGCCCGTGCCGCGCTCGTCGACTTCAGCAAGGTCGCCGTCGCCCGAGACCTCGCCCCTTCGGTCAAGGTGCTCGACCAGACATTCGGAGACTTTGATCAACTGGCACTGAGGGTGGTGTGCCGGTACGACGCGAAGCCGCTCAACCCGGAGGCGGTCGTTAAGCTCACCGGGATCACCATCTGA